One genomic window of Campylobacter curvus includes the following:
- the mgtE gene encoding magnesium transporter, translating into MNPELEEAKELIDQHLDEEKENSDLTPSELAQHLKTLKKHDEELFTEYLSKLDPEVLGDVAIEMPDHMLKDVIDTLPSEKIVEALEELESDDATDLLQYIEEIDEEKAKELFDGLDRENQDEILRLRSYDEDEAGAYMQTELFSAKLYEKLGDAVARLRQLKQDGELENVSQLFVINNAGVLQYAIPLEDLILFDFSKRLAENIQSTDSEHYKPHTALDSDNIKDVVSVVQDYDLSVIPVVDSKGVLLGRITTDDIHDIIQESATEQIYNLAGVDDEAEEDDTLVKAGKARAIWLSVNLMTAIFSSFIIGLFDQTIAAYVALAVLMPIVASMGGNTGTQALAVTVRRLALGEIEFKDAKSVLKREVSISFINGIIFGCVMGVIASVWFNKGLLGVVIGLSMIINLFFAGFFGTIIPLTLRRLNIDPAVGSAVILTTFTDAIGFFSFLGLAKWILI; encoded by the coding sequence ATGAATCCAGAACTAGAGGAAGCAAAAGAGCTCATAGACCAGCACCTAGACGAGGAAAAAGAAAATAGCGATCTAACGCCGTCCGAGCTGGCCCAGCATCTAAAAACGCTCAAAAAACACGATGAAGAGCTATTTACCGAGTATCTAAGCAAGCTAGATCCTGAAGTGTTAGGTGATGTGGCTATCGAGATGCCAGATCACATGCTAAAAGACGTGATCGATACGCTTCCTTCAGAAAAGATCGTCGAGGCGCTCGAGGAGCTCGAAAGCGACGACGCGACCGACCTTTTGCAATACATCGAGGAAATCGACGAGGAAAAGGCCAAAGAGCTTTTTGACGGGCTGGACAGAGAAAATCAAGATGAAATTTTACGCCTTAGAAGCTACGACGAGGACGAAGCAGGCGCGTATATGCAAACCGAGCTCTTTTCGGCCAAGCTTTATGAAAAGCTAGGAGATGCGGTAGCCAGGCTAAGACAGCTAAAACAAGACGGCGAGCTTGAAAACGTATCGCAACTTTTTGTCATAAACAACGCCGGCGTCTTGCAATACGCTATCCCGCTTGAGGATCTGATACTATTTGACTTCTCAAAAAGGCTGGCAGAAAATATACAAAGCACGGATTCCGAGCATTATAAGCCCCACACCGCACTTGATAGCGATAACATAAAAGACGTCGTAAGCGTAGTCCAAGACTACGACCTAAGCGTCATACCGGTAGTCGATAGCAAAGGCGTTTTGCTGGGTCGTATCACGACAGACGATATCCACGACATCATACAAGAGAGTGCGACGGAGCAGATATATAACCTAGCCGGTGTCGACGACGAGGCCGAGGAGGACGACACTCTCGTAAAGGCGGGAAAGGCGCGCGCCATTTGGCTGAGTGTAAATTTGATGACAGCCATCTTTAGCTCGTTCATCATCGGACTTTTTGACCAAACGATAGCAGCCTACGTAGCGCTGGCCGTGCTTATGCCGATAGTAGCCTCGATGGGCGGCAACACCGGCACACAAGCACTAGCCGTCACGGTGCGCCGTTTAGCCCTTGGCGAGATAGAATTTAAAGACGCCAAGAGCGTTTTAAAGCGCGAGGTGAGCATCTCGTTCATAAACGGCATCATCTTTGGCTGCGTTATGGGCGTCATAGCCTCGGTTTGGTTCAACAAAGGGCTGCTTGGCGTAGTCATCGGGCTTAGCATGATCATAAATTTATTTTTTGCCGGCTTTTTTGGCACGATCATACCGCTCACGCTCAGAAGGCTAAACATCGATCCTGCAGTGGGCTCAGCGGTCATACTCACTACTTTCACCGATGCGATCGGATTTTTCAGCTTTTTAGGACTTGCAAAATGGATACTCATATAA
- the rpmB gene encoding 50S ribosomal protein L28: protein MSRRCAITGKGPMVGNNVSHANNKTKRRFLPNLRTIRVTLEDGTTRKIKVAASTLRTMKKQSN from the coding sequence ATGTCAAGAAGATGCGCTATAACAGGCAAAGGTCCTATGGTTGGCAACAACGTAAGTCACGCTAACAATAAGACCAAAAGAAGATTTTTGCCAAATCTTAGAACTATCCGCGTTACGCTGGAAGATGGCACGACTAGAAAGATAAAAGTCGCCGCTTCTACTCTAAGAACGATGAAAAAGCAATCAAACTAA
- a CDS encoding potassium channel family protein: MSFLTRLLKFLNWSSSSKPEISLDTQLYEQLKPFRFPLIAVVLLLLFGSLGYVFIDNFSLIDAFYQAGMTFTTVGFTEVAPITPKGRIFTITFILIGFMIFTLSIGVVIEVLKRGTLINILKERRMLYKIARLKNHFVICYHNLYTIELSAEFRENHIPFVVVDDREDLAEIAQIYKYPYFIKAQPHTQVAFLKTHLSSAKGLITLSPNIADNIALIASVRLYEKEISRRKPYHIITNSDSEDDTQRLKKLGADNVVSPSRLVAQRLSAMSVRPDMENMLEQFLYKKNSPIDIEEISVPDYSWVRFKRLKETHLRNITNADVVGIRDMNNKFIPMPNGDTLIGTGTKLLVIGTVDGIRLTKRVIKSKHKPEEFKYV; the protein is encoded by the coding sequence ATGTCTTTTCTTACAAGGCTTTTAAAATTCCTCAACTGGTCAAGCTCCTCTAAACCCGAAATAAGCCTCGATACCCAACTTTACGAACAGTTAAAACCTTTTAGATTTCCTCTGATAGCCGTTGTGCTTTTGCTACTTTTTGGCTCGCTCGGATATGTCTTTATAGACAATTTCTCCCTGATAGACGCCTTTTATCAAGCGGGCATGACATTTACGACAGTCGGCTTTACCGAGGTCGCACCTATAACGCCAAAGGGCAGGATATTCACCATCACATTCATTTTGATCGGCTTTATGATCTTCACGCTATCTATCGGCGTCGTAATCGAGGTCTTGAAAAGAGGCACGCTAATAAATATTTTAAAGGAAAGACGCATGCTTTATAAGATCGCAAGGTTAAAAAACCATTTCGTCATCTGTTACCACAACCTCTACACCATCGAGCTAAGCGCGGAATTTCGCGAAAATCACATCCCTTTTGTGGTCGTGGACGACCGAGAGGACTTGGCGGAGATCGCACAAATTTATAAATATCCTTATTTCATCAAAGCCCAGCCCCACACCCAGGTCGCATTTTTAAAGACTCACCTCTCAAGCGCGAAAGGCCTCATCACGCTTAGTCCAAATATCGCTGATAATATCGCCCTGATCGCATCCGTGCGCCTTTATGAAAAGGAAATTTCAAGACGAAAGCCATATCACATCATCACGAATTCAGATAGCGAGGACGATACTCAGCGTCTAAAAAAACTAGGTGCGGACAACGTCGTGAGCCCCTCTCGTCTGGTCGCTCAGCGACTAAGTGCGATGAGCGTGCGCCCCGACATGGAAAATATGCTCGAGCAGTTTTTATATAAGAAAAACTCTCCTATCGACATCGAGGAGATCTCGGTGCCTGACTACTCTTGGGTGCGTTTTAAGCGCCTAAAAGAGACGCATCTGCGAAATATCACAAACGCCGATGTCGTCGGTATCCGCGATATGAATAACAAATTTATCCCGATGCCAAACGGCGATACGCTCATAGGCACAGGCACGAAGCTTTTAGTCATCGGTACTGTCGATGGCATAAGGCTAACAAAGCGCGTCATAAAAAGCAAGCATAAACCGGAGGAATTTAAATATGTTTAA
- the argJ gene encoding bifunctional glutamate N-acetyltransferase/amino-acid acetyltransferase ArgJ — MFKITPLENGLENVEGFYFGGVNSGFKKDANDLGFIRSDEPVDVSAKFTSNKFKAAPIRHFLKYPQNFKTNFILLNSKNANAMTGESGVEDINFLFKELEKNVKFSLVDPIMSSTGVIGYRLDTAKIAAAFSKFDFSSRDSDAVVSAIMTTDSFKKQVAYEVTLEDGSKFSIAAICKGAGMINPCLATMLCFILTDANIPKADMDELLGIACEKSFNAVSVDGDTSTNDTVMLLTSRKSDAYDKAAFANILNLITKELSLMLVRDGEGASKVVEFEVKGALDAQQAMHAAKALSNSLLVKTAIFGEDPNWGRIASTIGASGVECDEEKLVIYYDDVLVYDATHKELDKIREQAAHAVMQKPSYKISCDLGIAKAKFSAYGCDLGHKYVSINADYRS; from the coding sequence ATGTTTAAGATAACGCCTCTTGAAAACGGACTTGAAAATGTCGAGGGATTTTATTTTGGCGGGGTAAATTCCGGCTTTAAAAAGGACGCAAACGACCTTGGATTCATACGAAGCGACGAGCCGGTCGATGTCAGCGCTAAATTTACGTCAAACAAATTTAAAGCTGCACCGATCAGACATTTTTTAAAATATCCTCAAAATTTCAAAACGAATTTCATCTTGCTAAATTCCAAAAACGCAAACGCTATGACCGGTGAGTCCGGCGTTGAGGATATAAATTTTTTATTTAAAGAGCTCGAAAAAAACGTGAAATTCAGCCTTGTTGATCCGATCATGAGCTCGACTGGCGTCATCGGCTATAGGCTGGATACGGCGAAAATAGCGGCCGCCTTTAGTAAATTTGACTTTAGCTCACGCGACAGCGATGCCGTAGTAAGCGCCATAATGACGACTGACAGCTTCAAAAAGCAAGTCGCCTACGAGGTCACGCTCGAGGACGGATCAAAATTTAGCATCGCAGCCATTTGCAAGGGTGCCGGCATGATAAATCCCTGCCTGGCGACCATGCTTTGCTTCATCTTGACTGACGCAAATATCCCGAAAGCCGACATGGACGAGCTACTAGGTATCGCCTGCGAAAAAAGCTTTAATGCGGTAAGCGTCGATGGCGACACCTCGACAAACGACACGGTGATGCTGCTTACCTCAAGAAAGAGCGATGCCTACGATAAAGCCGCGTTTGCAAATATCTTAAATCTGATAACCAAAGAGCTATCGCTCATGCTGGTACGCGACGGCGAAGGAGCGAGCAAGGTAGTGGAATTTGAAGTAAAAGGCGCACTGGACGCCCAACAAGCCATGCACGCAGCAAAGGCGCTCTCAAATTCGCTTTTAGTAAAGACTGCGATCTTTGGCGAGGATCCAAACTGGGGGCGCATAGCCTCGACTATCGGCGCTAGCGGCGTAGAGTGCGACGAAGAAAAGCTAGTCATCTACTATGACGATGTGCTGGTTTATGACGCCACACACAAGGAGCTTGACAAGATCCGCGAGCAAGCCGCACACGCCGTGATGCAAAAGCCAAGCTACAAAATAAGCTGCGATCTTGGCATCGCAAAGGCTAAATTTAGCGCTTACGGCTGCGATCTGGGACACAAATACGTTAGTATAAACGCGGACTACCGCTCTTAG
- the rpe gene encoding ribulose-phosphate 3-epimerase: MYVAPSILSADFGNLKAEIEAICEAGCDLIHVDVMDGHFVPNLTIGPVVVNAVAKAATKPLDIHLMVENNTFFADLFLPLKPKFLTFHIEEEKHPLRLIDHIRKNGVNPGIVLNPHTPINSLEYIINEVDMVLLMSVNPGFGGQSFMPQVIEKTRALREMIDKKNAKCLIEVDGGINGLNAPDLEEAGADILVAGNYIFSSNSYEQAIRAIKLEF; encoded by the coding sequence ATGTATGTAGCGCCAAGTATTTTGTCAGCTGATTTTGGAAATTTAAAGGCCGAGATAGAAGCGATCTGCGAAGCGGGCTGTGACCTCATTCATGTAGACGTGATGGACGGGCATTTCGTGCCAAATTTGACGATAGGGCCTGTCGTCGTAAATGCCGTCGCAAAGGCCGCTACAAAGCCACTTGACATACACTTGATGGTCGAAAATAATACATTTTTTGCAGATCTTTTTTTGCCGCTTAAGCCTAAATTTCTCACCTTTCATATCGAGGAGGAGAAGCACCCGCTACGCCTCATAGACCATATCAGAAAAAACGGCGTGAATCCTGGCATCGTGCTAAATCCGCATACGCCGATAAATTCGCTCGAATACATCATAAACGAGGTCGATATGGTGCTTTTGATGAGTGTAAATCCTGGCTTTGGCGGGCAAAGCTTCATGCCGCAAGTAATAGAAAAAACCCGCGCTCTTCGCGAGATGATCGATAAAAAAAACGCAAAATGCCTCATCGAAGTAGACGGCGGTATAAACGGGCTGAACGCCCCAGACCTCGAGGAGGCCGGCGCTGATATCCTGGTCGCCGGCAACTATATATTTTCGTCAAATTCCTACGAACAAGCGATTCGTGCGATAAAGCTTGAGTTTTGA
- a CDS encoding peptidoglycan DD-metalloendopeptidase family protein codes for MLRALIIFSFLFLNLYALEPTVKELSWPNGSHFLNFLENNKIPLSLYYNLSSEDQELAAEIIAGTKYQILKDNDGNTLQVLIPVSDELQMHIFRDDNDNFKLEYIPISYQSEDKVLSLKVEKSVSEDIFDYTGSGTLALGFKDVFKGSNIDFKKINKGDRIVIVYNQKKRMGRSFGTPEIYAALLETKNKRYVMYKFEDKFYDRNGKKNDKFLLVRPLLNARITSAFTLKRWHPILRRYRAHLGVDYGAPRGTPIRAAGDGTVKFMGTKSGYGQVLIIRHPGGYETLYAHLNGFAKGIRSGMSVKQGTLIAYVGTSGMSTGPHLHFGLYLNNKPMNPESAIKVVKSIEDKKEAAKFKAVVSEKDALIKKAMADDTLPPKAEFFPNVIEF; via the coding sequence ATGCTGCGCGCTCTTATTATTTTTTCTTTTTTATTTTTAAATTTATACGCGCTTGAACCTACCGTCAAAGAACTAAGCTGGCCAAACGGCAGCCATTTTTTAAATTTCTTGGAAAACAACAAAATCCCATTATCTCTTTACTACAACCTATCAAGCGAGGATCAAGAGCTGGCCGCAGAGATAATAGCAGGCACGAAATACCAAATTTTAAAAGACAACGACGGTAATACGCTTCAAGTGCTGATCCCTGTGAGTGACGAGCTTCAGATGCATATTTTCAGAGACGATAACGACAACTTCAAACTCGAATACATCCCGATCTCTTATCAAAGCGAAGACAAGGTGCTAAGCCTAAAGGTCGAAAAATCGGTCTCGGAAGACATATTCGACTACACGGGCTCCGGCACGCTGGCACTTGGCTTTAAGGACGTATTTAAGGGCTCGAATATCGACTTTAAAAAGATAAACAAAGGCGATCGCATCGTTATCGTTTATAATCAAAAAAAGCGTATGGGACGCTCTTTTGGCACTCCTGAAATTTACGCCGCACTGCTTGAGACTAAAAATAAACGCTACGTGATGTATAAATTTGAGGATAAATTTTACGACAGAAACGGCAAGAAAAACGATAAATTCTTGCTCGTGCGTCCGCTATTGAACGCTCGCATAACATCGGCATTCACGCTTAAAAGATGGCATCCGATACTTCGCAGATATCGCGCGCACCTTGGCGTAGACTATGGAGCTCCGCGCGGCACGCCTATACGAGCTGCAGGCGACGGGACGGTGAAATTTATGGGGACTAAAAGCGGCTACGGCCAAGTGCTCATCATCAGACATCCGGGCGGCTATGAAACACTTTACGCGCACCTAAATGGCTTTGCTAAGGGTATAAGATCCGGAATGAGCGTCAAACAAGGCACTCTCATAGCCTACGTAGGCACGAGCGGCATGAGCACCGGCCCGCACCTGCATTTTGGCCTTTATCTAAACAACAAACCGATGAATCCGGAAAGCGCCATCAAGGTCGTAAAAAGCATAGAGGATAAAAAAGAAGCGGCAAAATTTAAAGCCGTCGTCTCTGAAAAAGACGCTTTGATAAAAAAGGCGATGGCTGACGATACGCTGCCGCCAAAAGCGGAATTTTTTCCAAATGTCATAGAATTTTAA
- a CDS encoding plasminogen-binding N-terminal domain-containing protein: MKRFALILLLFLNYAFAAEFHLNEYRAPIISIDDDGTATIVDSPEILVGSSGVVLHKFKTESSIIARVSVISKSGGFAKLRFEVFDTLAQPALPLPGVAPAVGDTAVLNYLYNRSVIVVPNKEIYEEVLAAFPNMIFIHPDIVGAYLSYEYKPNPNRDDFRKMCSQSAAGLIFVAMDGRSVFADCQSFKILKEFKTGEVEYYQLPFYTRVSDIDTVFWKFNSEHINNYDAHYERLFEEDE, encoded by the coding sequence TTGAAACGTTTCGCTTTGATTTTATTGCTATTTTTAAACTATGCATTTGCTGCAGAATTTCATTTAAACGAGTATAGAGCGCCTATCATAAGCATAGACGATGACGGCACTGCTACTATCGTCGACAGTCCTGAAATTTTAGTCGGCTCAAGCGGCGTCGTGCTTCATAAATTTAAGACCGAAAGCTCGATAATCGCGCGCGTTAGCGTCATTTCAAAAAGTGGAGGCTTTGCAAAGCTAAGATTTGAAGTATTTGACACCCTGGCTCAGCCCGCACTCCCGCTACCGGGCGTCGCACCCGCAGTCGGCGATACGGCAGTCTTAAACTACCTTTACAACCGCTCTGTCATCGTAGTGCCGAACAAAGAGATATATGAAGAGGTGCTTGCGGCGTTTCCAAATATGATATTCATCCACCCGGACATCGTCGGAGCCTATCTTAGTTATGAATACAAGCCAAACCCGAACCGCGACGATTTTCGCAAGATGTGCTCGCAAAGCGCGGCGGGACTCATCTTTGTCGCGATGGACGGACGCAGCGTATTTGCCGACTGTCAAAGCTTTAAAATTTTGAAAGAATTCAAAACCGGCGAGGTTGAATACTATCAACTGCCGTTTTATACTCGTGTGAGCGACATAGACACGGTCTTTTGGAAATTTAACAGCGAACACATAAACAACTACGACGCTCACTACGAGAGGCTGTTTGAAGAGGACGAATAA
- a CDS encoding tetratricopeptide repeat protein, with protein MKQILFLAVLSAFAFGMGDANLTGNVKPSSEVVLDKEYEKSAKIFKQSCEKGNMYNCYNLANFYKEGRGVVKSEQNAIKYYEISCNGKLPYGCFALGEYNLNAKNFEKAVEYFKISCELNDDKGCLKLAEAYYVGEGVAKDLEKAKNLSQKACQMGNDKGCQAYENLKSSAN; from the coding sequence ATGAAACAAATCCTATTTCTAGCAGTCTTATCGGCCTTTGCCTTTGGCATGGGCGATGCAAACCTGACCGGCAACGTAAAGCCAAGCTCCGAGGTCGTGCTCGACAAAGAGTATGAAAAATCGGCTAAAATTTTCAAACAAAGCTGCGAAAAAGGCAATATGTATAACTGCTATAATCTCGCCAACTTCTACAAAGAGGGTCGCGGCGTCGTAAAGAGCGAGCAAAACGCGATCAAATACTACGAAATTTCATGTAACGGCAAGCTGCCTTACGGCTGTTTCGCACTTGGCGAATACAATCTAAACGCTAAAAATTTTGAAAAAGCGGTAGAATATTTTAAAATTTCATGCGAGCTTAACGACGATAAGGGTTGTTTGAAGCTTGCGGAGGCTTATTACGTCGGTGAAGGCGTGGCAAAAGATCTTGAAAAGGCCAAAAATTTATCACAAAAAGCTTGTCAAATGGGAAACGACAAAGGCTGTCAGGCTTATGAGAATTTAAAATCAAGTGCAAATTAG
- a CDS encoding 3'-5' exonuclease — protein MKPQKQRLENLLNILAAHSMSYHEFVSKFSDIEELVGVIDVKNIELWRTLGLDIVRNEQNEIELQTRFRDITQQEFCVVDIEASGGITSGQIIEIGALKIKNGAEIGRFESFVDAPFVPENITQLTGISQSDLMGAPSLKSVLERFKIFLGTSVFVAHNVNFDYGFISQSLSNIGLGMLLNRKLCTIDLSRRTIASQKYGLGSLKELLGINNTHHRALNDAVAATEILKICISRLPFSVQSVEDLINFSKTAPSMKLKPEPSLQNSDAIADEN, from the coding sequence TTGAAACCGCAAAAGCAGCGCCTGGAAAATTTACTCAACATTTTAGCCGCTCATAGCATGAGCTATCATGAGTTCGTATCGAAATTTTCAGATATAGAGGAGCTTGTCGGCGTCATAGACGTGAAAAACATCGAGCTTTGGCGCACTTTAGGGCTTGATATCGTTAGAAACGAGCAAAATGAGATCGAGCTGCAAACTAGATTTAGAGATATAACGCAGCAGGAATTTTGTGTCGTGGATATCGAAGCCAGCGGTGGCATAACCAGCGGTCAGATCATCGAAATAGGCGCGCTAAAGATAAAAAACGGCGCAGAGATCGGGCGTTTTGAAAGCTTTGTCGATGCACCTTTCGTTCCTGAAAACATCACGCAGCTAACCGGCATCAGCCAAAGCGATCTAATGGGTGCACCGTCACTTAAAAGCGTACTCGAGCGGTTTAAAATTTTCCTTGGTACGAGCGTTTTTGTCGCGCATAATGTAAATTTTGACTATGGATTTATCTCGCAGAGCCTAAGCAACATCGGGCTTGGGATGCTTTTAAACCGCAAGCTTTGCACGATCGATCTTTCGCGCAGAACAATAGCCTCACAAAAATACGGGCTTGGCTCGCTAAAAGAGCTGCTTGGCATAAACAATACTCATCACAGAGCCCTAAATGACGCCGTTGCAGCGACTGAAATTTTAAAGATCTGCATCTCTAGGCTGCCTTTTAGCGTCCAAAGCGTAGAGGATCTCATAAATTTTAGTAAGACCGCTCCTAGCATGAAGCTAAAACCAGAGCCAAGCTTGCAAAATAGCGACGCTATTGCCGACGAAAATTAG
- a CDS encoding NUDIX domain-containing protein: MDTHITDLKILPLEESKYLKPFRLEFKQNGLTRNWDCVKVMNSVSVFLYHEQRNAFLFVKQFRPAVWYSQGKENIKTNERGYTYELCAGLMDKGLSEEQTIREEAVEEVGYKLDGIERITMTYGAFGFGGNTQTMFYAPINESMRVSSGGGIDGEDIELVFIKRQDMQNFIFDESKVKGFGLLFAFLWWEKFKGV; encoded by the coding sequence ATGGATACTCATATAACGGATCTTAAAATTCTACCCCTTGAAGAGTCCAAATACTTAAAGCCTTTCAGGCTGGAATTTAAACAAAACGGACTCACGCGCAACTGGGACTGCGTAAAGGTGATGAACAGCGTCTCGGTCTTTCTTTATCACGAGCAGCGCAACGCATTTTTATTTGTCAAGCAGTTTCGTCCGGCGGTCTGGTACTCGCAAGGCAAAGAAAATATAAAAACAAATGAGCGAGGCTATACTTATGAGCTTTGCGCAGGGCTCATGGATAAGGGGCTAAGCGAGGAGCAGACTATCCGCGAGGAGGCTGTCGAAGAGGTCGGATACAAGCTTGATGGCATAGAGCGTATCACGATGACATACGGAGCGTTTGGCTTTGGCGGCAACACTCAAACGATGTTTTATGCGCCTATAAACGAGAGCATGCGCGTAAGTAGCGGCGGCGGGATAGACGGCGAGGATATCGAGCTAGTCTTCATAAAGCGTCAAGATATGCAAAATTTCATCTTTGACGAGAGCAAAGTAAAGGGCTTTGGCCTACTTTTTGCCTTTTTGTGGTGGGAGAAATTTAAAGGCGTTTAA
- a CDS encoding RNA degradosome polyphosphate kinase, whose protein sequence is MKYRQNQRKFMSENESLFINRELSWLRFNSRVLAQCEKNIPLLEKLKFIAIYTTNLDEFYMIRIAGLKQLFAAGVVTSGSDGMSPLDQLREIRKYLQEEQKLVEAHYNKTKDALAKEGLLIKNYDELDDELKAKCDEYFFSNILPVIVPIAVDTTHPFPHLNNLSFSLAVKLADIEHPEILKYGMIRISRVLPRFTQPSEKVYVPIETIVHRHAEEIFPGYKLLSSCAFRVTRNADIVIEEEEADDFMMILEQGLKLRRKGAFVRMQIEKDADKDILEFLNSHMKIFHKDIFFSNVPLTLSSLWQIASNKDFSHLANPPYAPKTLPPFGEGISIFDAIDKEDIAIMHPYESFDPVVSFIKEASKDPKVISIRMTLYRVDKNSPIIQSLIDAASDGKQVTVMVELKARFDEENNLHWAKALEDAGAHVIYGITGFKVHAKVSQVIRQIGDKLKFYMHFGTGNYNGSSAKIYTDVSLFTSREEFSNDTTTFFHILSGYNKNRRLKTLSMSPFQIKERIIEKIKIEASKGAQGRIIAKMNALIDTDVIEELSLASNAGVKIDLIVRGVCGLRPGINGKSENIHVRSIIGKYLEHARILYFKHSDPKIYISSADWMPRNLERRLELMTPIYDARLQERMLEILELQLSDNELAFELKSDGEYEKVGRSSDAKVINSHDVLENYIAKIYRSLKKDTDKAKADLIATKLLKES, encoded by the coding sequence ATAAAATACCGCCAAAATCAAAGGAAATTTATGAGTGAGAACGAGAGCCTTTTTATAAATCGCGAGCTTAGTTGGCTACGCTTCAACTCGCGCGTCTTAGCCCAATGTGAAAAGAACATACCGCTGCTTGAAAAGCTAAAATTCATAGCCATCTATACGACGAATTTAGACGAATTTTACATGATCAGGATCGCCGGGCTAAAGCAGCTTTTTGCCGCCGGTGTGGTGACTAGCGGAAGCGACGGCATGAGCCCGCTAGATCAGCTTCGTGAGATCAGAAAATACTTGCAAGAGGAGCAAAAGCTAGTCGAGGCACACTACAACAAGACTAAAGACGCACTGGCAAAAGAGGGTCTTCTCATCAAAAACTATGACGAACTTGATGACGAGCTGAAGGCGAAATGCGACGAATATTTTTTCTCAAATATCCTGCCGGTCATCGTGCCTATCGCGGTGGATACGACGCACCCCTTTCCTCACCTAAACAACCTCAGCTTCTCGCTCGCCGTAAAACTAGCCGACATCGAGCATCCTGAAATTTTAAAATACGGCATGATCCGTATCTCTCGCGTCTTGCCGCGTTTCACTCAGCCTAGCGAAAAGGTCTATGTGCCCATCGAAACCATCGTCCACCGCCATGCTGAGGAAATTTTCCCCGGCTACAAGCTGCTTAGCTCGTGTGCGTTTAGAGTCACCAGAAACGCCGACATCGTCATAGAAGAGGAAGAGGCGGATGACTTTATGATGATACTGGAGCAAGGGCTAAAACTACGTAGAAAAGGCGCTTTCGTGCGCATGCAGATAGAAAAGGACGCGGATAAGGACATACTTGAGTTTTTAAATTCTCATATGAAAATTTTCCATAAAGATATCTTTTTCTCAAATGTCCCGCTCACGCTCAGCTCACTTTGGCAGATCGCCTCAAATAAGGACTTTAGCCACCTGGCAAATCCTCCTTACGCACCAAAGACCTTGCCGCCGTTTGGCGAAGGTATCTCGATATTTGATGCTATCGACAAAGAGGACATCGCGATCATGCATCCTTACGAGAGCTTTGATCCGGTCGTTAGCTTCATCAAAGAGGCGAGCAAAGATCCCAAAGTCATCTCCATACGCATGACGCTTTACCGCGTGGATAAAAACTCGCCTATCATCCAGTCTCTCATAGACGCTGCCAGCGATGGCAAACAAGTGACCGTCATGGTCGAGCTAAAGGCGCGCTTTGACGAGGAGAATAACCTGCACTGGGCAAAGGCTCTAGAAGACGCCGGCGCACACGTGATATACGGCATTACAGGCTTTAAAGTGCATGCCAAAGTCTCTCAGGTCATCCGCCAGATCGGCGATAAGCTGAAATTTTACATGCATTTTGGTACGGGCAACTACAACGGCAGCTCGGCTAAAATTTACACCGATGTGAGCCTCTTTACTAGCCGCGAGGAATTTAGCAACGATACGACGACGTTCTTTCACATCCTCTCTGGCTACAATAAAAACCGCCGCCTAAAAACGCTCAGTATGTCGCCGTTTCAGATAAAAGAGCGTATCATAGAAAAGATAAAGATCGAGGCGTCCAAAGGCGCTCAAGGGCGCATAATCGCAAAAATGAACGCCCTTATCGACACGGACGTGATAGAGGAGCTAAGTCTGGCTTCAAACGCCGGCGTGAAGATCGATCTCATCGTGCGCGGAGTGTGCGGACTGCGCCCCGGTATAAATGGTAAAAGCGAAAATATCCACGTGCGCTCGATCATCGGTAAATACCTCGAGCACGCTAGAATTTTATATTTTAAACACAGCGATCCTAAAATTTACATCTCGAGTGCAGACTGGATGCCACGAAATTTAGAGCGCCGCTTGGAGCTGATGACGCCGATTTATGACGCGAGACTACAAGAGAGAATGCTTGAAATTTTAGAGCTTCAGCTAAGCGACAACGAGCTTGCCTTTGAGCTAAAAAGCGACGGCGAATATGAAAAAGTGGGCCGCAGCAGCGATGCAAAGGTCATAAACAGCCACGATGTCCTAGAAAACTATATCGCTAAAATTTATAGATCGCTCAAGAAAGATACCGACAAGGCAAAGGCCGATCTCATCGCGACGAAGTTATTAAAAGAGAGCTAA